From Humidesulfovibrio mexicanus:
GAGGAATACGCCCGCGCCCTGGCCGCCGTCACGGGCGAACCGACAACCGGGGCCGAACTCATGGCCGTGGGCGAACGCATCTGCGTGCTGGAGCGCCAGCTCAACGCGGCCTGGGGCTTTGGCTCGGTCCACGACGACCTGCCGGAGCGGTTCTTCACAGAGCCCGGCAGCGGCGCCGCGGACCTGCCCGTGCCGCCCATCCCGCGCCAGGACTTCCTGCGCGCCCGCGAGGCCTATTGCACCATCCGGGGGCTGGACGCCCAGGGGCGGCCCCTGCCGGAGACCGCCGCGCGCCTGGGCCTGCAAGTGGAACCCGCGCACCATGCGGAGGAGCGCGCATGAGGGAGCAGCTGCTCAAATATTCGACCAAACTGGCCCAGGCGGGCCTGTGCGCGCCGGGCGAGCCCCTGCTGGCCGCCCTGGATGCGGACGTCAGCTTCAGCCGGGCGGACGACCCGCGCCAGCCAGTGGCCCAACAGGTGCTGCACGAGCTTGGGGCCAGCGCCCTGCTTCTTGCGGAACCGGTCGGTCCCTGCCAGGAAGCCATGCGCATCCTGGCGCAGGCGGCCTTGGACACAGGCCAGGACGCCGTGACCCCCGGCGACTGCGAGACGCGCACCTTCCTGCACGACCTGCCCGTGGTGGACGGCCTTGACCCCACGGCGCTTGCCCGCGCCCTGGCCCGGCGAAAGGGCTGCATCGTGCTGCATCACGGCCGCGCCCTCATGGCCGCCGCTGGGGCCGTCAGCCCGGAACAGACCTTCGTCACGGCCAGCTCCGTGGCTTTCGCCTGCTTCGTCGCCTACTTCTCCCGGCGGCTGCGCCAGGCCAGGCAGGGCGACCTTACCCCGTACCTGCACCGGGAACTGGCCCACATGCGCGACTTGGTGGAAGCCGACCAGAAGCGTCTGCCGCACGCGCCGCCGGAACTCATGGCCGGTCCCTTCTCCCACGCGGACCAGGCCCGCGCCGCAATGGCCCAGGCAGGGCGGGCAGTGGTGGACTACGGGCTCGTGGACTCGTCCTTCGGCAACGTGTCCTGCAGGCAGGCGTCTCCGGAAGGCGAGCTGTTGCTCATCAGCCAGACCGGGAGCGCCCTGGACGAATTGGAAGGCCTCATCGACCCCTGCCGCATGGACGGGACCTCCTGCGTGGGGCTCACCGCATCCAGCGAATACAGTGCGCACAAGGCCGTGTACGATGTCTGCGGCGCGCGGGTCATTCTGCACGGGCACCCGCGCTTCGCCGTGATCCTGTCCATGGATTGCGAGCATCTGGACTGCCCGGGCCAGGGCGGCTGCCACCGCGCCTGTTCGCGACCCCGCGCCGTGGAAGACGCCGCGTCCGGGCTTGTCGCGCCCATCGTTCCGGGCGAGGTGGGCGCCGGGCCGTACGGGCTGTGCAACACCCTGCCTCCGGCCCTGGCCTCGGCCCCTGCGGGCGCTGGCGGCGGTCGGGCGGCCATCGTGTACGGCCACGGGCTGTTCGCCGCGGCGGACGACGATTTTCGACCCGCCTTCGCCATGCTTCTGGAAACCGAGCGTTTCTGCCGCCGGGAGTACTTCCGGCGGGTGGACGCCCTGTGCGGCGCGGGCACATAAGCCGGCACGCCGGGAATCCCCGCAACATTTGATTTCCCTTGGCGCGGCAAGGGTGGTACGCCAGCCTTCCCGATGCAAGGCCCCATGGCCGCGCGGCGGAACAACAGCAAAGAGACGGACCATGACCGACGAACGGCGCGCCGCGCTGCTGCCCATGCTGGCGCTCACTGCGGCGAGCATCCTCTGGGC
This genomic window contains:
- a CDS encoding class II aldolase/adducin family protein produces the protein MREQLLKYSTKLAQAGLCAPGEPLLAALDADVSFSRADDPRQPVAQQVLHELGASALLLAEPVGPCQEAMRILAQAALDTGQDAVTPGDCETRTFLHDLPVVDGLDPTALARALARRKGCIVLHHGRALMAAAGAVSPEQTFVTASSVAFACFVAYFSRRLRQARQGDLTPYLHRELAHMRDLVEADQKRLPHAPPELMAGPFSHADQARAAMAQAGRAVVDYGLVDSSFGNVSCRQASPEGELLLISQTGSALDELEGLIDPCRMDGTSCVGLTASSEYSAHKAVYDVCGARVILHGHPRFAVILSMDCEHLDCPGQGGCHRACSRPRAVEDAASGLVAPIVPGEVGAGPYGLCNTLPPALASAPAGAGGGRAAIVYGHGLFAAADDDFRPAFAMLLETERFCRREYFRRVDALCGAGT